In Epinephelus fuscoguttatus linkage group LG15, E.fuscoguttatus.final_Chr_v1, a genomic segment contains:
- the LOC125902427 gene encoding tetratricopeptide repeat protein 39C-like isoform X1, with translation MADPTEPAPRSVEDEKTETINDAELALKGINMLLNNGFKESDELFRLYRNHSPLMSFGASFVSFLNAMMTFEEEKMQMAFEDLKATERLCESENTGVIETIKNKIKRSMDSQRSGVAAVDRLQRQIIIADCQVYLAVLSFIKQELSSYIKGGWILRKAWKMYNKCYSDITHLQEGSRRRASEQQALPPPSLSSDKSEHSRSSSPGPSPSLRLDGINPEVLDRLKGSVSFGYGLFHLCISMVPPHLLKIVNLLGFPGDRLQGLSALTYASESKDMKAPLATLALLWYHTVVQPFFALDGTDTQAGLMEAKSILQQREAIYPNSSLFMFFKGRVQRLECQISNALTSFRDALDLASDQREIQHVCLYEIGWCSMIELNYSEAYRAFERLKTESRWSQCYYAYLTGVCQGATGDLEGAVRVFKDVERLFKRKNNQIELFSMKRAEKLRTTSLSRELCILSVIEILYLWKALPNCSTAKLQTMTQVLQGIDDASCAGLKNLLLGAINRCLHNTKDAIQYFHLAARDEVGRLSNSYVQPYSCYELGCVLLNAPESAGKGRMLMLQAKEDYAGYDFENRLHVRIHSALASMRAAAAHP, from the exons ATGGCGGACCCGACGGAACCAGCCCCGAGGAGCGTGGAGGATGAGAAGACAGAGACTATCAACGACGCAGAGCTGGCGCTGAAGGGGATCAATATGCTCCTCAACAATGGATTCAAGGAGAGCGACGAGCTCTTCAGATTGTACAG GAACCACAGTCCTTTGATGAGTTTCGGGGCCAGTTTTGTGAGTTTTCTG AATGCCATGATGACATTTGAGGAGGAGAAAATGCAGATGGCCTTTGAGGACCTCAAAGCTACAGAGAGACTGTGTgagagtgaaaacactggagtCATTGAGACCATTAAAAACAAGATCAAGAGGAGT ATGGACTCCCAGAGGTCGGGGGTGGCCGCAGTGGACCgactccagaggcagatcaTCATCGCAGACTGCCAGGTTTACCTTGCAGTGCTGTCTTTCATCAAACAAGAGCTGTCGT CGTACATCAAAGGAGGCTGGATCCTCCGCAAAGCCTGGAAGATGTACAACAAATGCTACAGCGACATCACACACCTGCAGGAGGGCAGCAGAAGACGAGCCTCCGAACAGCAAGCACTGCCGCCTCCGTCTCTGTCCTCTGACAAGTCCGAGCACAGCCGCTCCTCTTCGCCCGGGCCGAGTCCATCCCTGAGACTAGACGGCATCAACCCCGAGGTGCTGGATCGACTAAAAGGTTCGGTCAGCTTCGGTTACGgcctcttccacctctgcatcTCCATGGTGCCGCCGCACCTCCTGAAGATCGTCAACCTGCTGGGCTTCCCTGGCGACCGGCTTCAGGGCCTGTCAGCGCTCACGTACGCCAGTGAAAGTAAGGACATGAAGGCCCCCTTAGCTAC CCTGGCCCTCCTGTGGTACCACACAGTAGTGCAGCCCTTCTTTGCTCTGGacggcacagacacacaggcaggcCTGATGGAAGCCAAGTCCATCCTACAACAAAGGGAGGCCATCTATCCCAACTCCTCCCTCTTCATGTTTTTCAAAGGCAGAGTCCAACGCCTCGAG TGCCAGATCAGTAATGCCTTGACGTCCTTCCGTGATGCCTTAGATCTGGCCTCTGACCAGAGGGAGATTCAGCACGTGTGTTTATATGAAATAG GTTGGTGCAGCATGATCGAACTGAACTACAGCGAAGCCTACAGGGCCTTTGAGCGACTGAAGACAGAGTCTCGCTGGTCCCAGTGCTACTACGCCTATTTAACTGGAG tgTGCCAAGGAGCCACAGGTGATCTGGAGGGAGCTGTCAGGGTTTTTAAGGATGTTGAAAGGCTTTTCAAACGCAAAAATAATCAGATCGAGTTGTTCTCCATGAAGAGG GCGGAGAAGCTAAGGACCACCAGCCTGTCCAGAGAACTCTGCATCCTGTCTGTGATTGAGATTCTTTACCTCTGGAAAGCTCTGCCCAACTGCTCCACCGCCAAGCTGCAGACGATGACACAAG TCCTGCAGGGGATTGACGATGCCTCATGTGCAGGCCTGAAAAACCTGCTTCTCGGTGCCATTAACAGATGTCTTCATAATACCAAAGATGCCATCCAG TATTTCCATCTGGCTGCGAGGGATGAGGTCGGTCGTCTGAGCAACTCTTACGTGCAGCCCTACTCCTGCTATGAGCTGGGCTGTGTGCTGCTTAACGCCCCAGAG tcTGCAGGGAAGGGCAGAATGCTGATGCTTCAGGCTAAG GAGGACTACGCCGGCTATGACTTTGAGAACAGGCTCCATGTTCGCATTCATTCAGCTCTGGCCTCTATgagagctgctgcagcacatCCTTGA
- the LOC125902427 gene encoding tetratricopeptide repeat protein 39C-like isoform X2, with product MEAKSILQQREAIYPNSSLFMFFKGRVQRLECQISNALTSFRDALDLASDQREIQHVCLYEIGWCSMIELNYSEAYRAFERLKTESRWSQCYYAYLTGVCQGATGDLEGAVRVFKDVERLFKRKNNQIELFSMKRAEKLRTTSLSRELCILSVIEILYLWKALPNCSTAKLQTMTQVLQGIDDASCAGLKNLLLGAINRCLHNTKDAIQYFHLAARDEVGRLSNSYVQPYSCYELGCVLLNAPESAGKGRMLMLQAKEDYAGYDFENRLHVRIHSALASMRAAAAHP from the exons ATGGAAGCCAAGTCCATCCTACAACAAAGGGAGGCCATCTATCCCAACTCCTCCCTCTTCATGTTTTTCAAAGGCAGAGTCCAACGCCTCGAG TGCCAGATCAGTAATGCCTTGACGTCCTTCCGTGATGCCTTAGATCTGGCCTCTGACCAGAGGGAGATTCAGCACGTGTGTTTATATGAAATAG GTTGGTGCAGCATGATCGAACTGAACTACAGCGAAGCCTACAGGGCCTTTGAGCGACTGAAGACAGAGTCTCGCTGGTCCCAGTGCTACTACGCCTATTTAACTGGAG tgTGCCAAGGAGCCACAGGTGATCTGGAGGGAGCTGTCAGGGTTTTTAAGGATGTTGAAAGGCTTTTCAAACGCAAAAATAATCAGATCGAGTTGTTCTCCATGAAGAGG GCGGAGAAGCTAAGGACCACCAGCCTGTCCAGAGAACTCTGCATCCTGTCTGTGATTGAGATTCTTTACCTCTGGAAAGCTCTGCCCAACTGCTCCACCGCCAAGCTGCAGACGATGACACAAG TCCTGCAGGGGATTGACGATGCCTCATGTGCAGGCCTGAAAAACCTGCTTCTCGGTGCCATTAACAGATGTCTTCATAATACCAAAGATGCCATCCAG TATTTCCATCTGGCTGCGAGGGATGAGGTCGGTCGTCTGAGCAACTCTTACGTGCAGCCCTACTCCTGCTATGAGCTGGGCTGTGTGCTGCTTAACGCCCCAGAG tcTGCAGGGAAGGGCAGAATGCTGATGCTTCAGGCTAAG GAGGACTACGCCGGCTATGACTTTGAGAACAGGCTCCATGTTCGCATTCATTCAGCTCTGGCCTCTATgagagctgctgcagcacatCCTTGA